Part of the Tidjanibacter massiliensis genome is shown below.
GAGCTCAAGGCGATAGACAAGGTGCTCGAGTCGCCCCGGCGTCCTTTCCTCGCCATTTTGGGAGGGTCGAAGGTATCCACCAAGATAACCATCATCGAGCGGCTCATGGAGCGGGTGGACAGGCTGATTCTCGGAGGGGGCATGACCTATACCTTCATGGCGGCCCAGGGAGGCCGGGTCGGCAAGTCCATCTGCGAACCCGACCAGTTTGCCACGGCACTCGCGATACTTGCCAAGGCGAAGGAACGGGGAGTGGAGATAGTCCTTGCGCCGGACGCTTTGGTCGCCGACGATTTCAGTGAGAATGCCCATACGCGGCAGGCCCCCTCGAACGATATTCCCGACGGATGGGAAGGGGTCGATATAGGCGACCGGGCCAAGGAGCTGTTCCGGGAGAAGATACTGTCTGCCAAGACCATCCTCTGGAACGGTCCGGTGGGCGTGTTCGAGATAGACAAGTTCGCTACGGGTACGAAAGCTGTAGCCGAAGCGGTCGTGGAGGCTACCGCGCAGGGGGCCTATTCTCTGATAGGCGGCGGCGACTCGGTGGCTGCCATCAATAAGTTCGGTCTTGCCGACAAGGTGAGCTACGTATCGACCGGCGGCGGAGCTCTCCTTGAATACATGGAGGGAGCGGAACTTCCCGGTGTGGCCGCGATACGCAAATAATCCGGCCCTCTATAATAATTATGGTATAAATAGGAAGGAGGCCATGCGGCGACAACGCCGCATGGCCTCCCTTTTTTGCAGGATGATGAAACCGGCGGCGGTTCGGTACGACCGGTTTCGCGAAAAAAGAGAGGGCCGCTCCGTCGGAGCGGCCCTCTTCTGCGGTATCGGAGAGTTCCCTATTTGGCCGGTATTTCGATTGTCGTCTGGAGACTTTTGGAGAGCATGAGCTCCTGATATTTGGCTATTTTGTCTTTGCCGACCGTCTGTTTGCTGACGTTCAGACCGCCGTAGGTACGGCCGTCGCTCGTCTCGTAGGAGATGGCATGTCCGAAGCCTAACTCGTACTGTTCTTTCTCTTCGTAGCTTTCACGCGCCGTGAGGGTTATTTCCATTTTGGCGGTGTAGGGAAGT
Proteins encoded:
- a CDS encoding phosphoglycerate kinase; its protein translation is MNTIDNYDFRGKRAIIRVDFNVPLDDQGNVTDETRIRAAIPTILKVLDGGGAVILMSHLGRPKKNNDEKYSLRHIIPTIERLLGRPVIFAGDSMGEKAAELARGLKPGEVLLLENLRFYAEEEGKPRGLADDATDEQKAEAKKAVKASQKEFVKRLASYADVYINDAFGTAHRAHASTALIADYFPNDKMFGYVMENELKAIDKVLESPRRPFLAILGGSKVSTKITIIERLMERVDRLILGGGMTYTFMAAQGGRVGKSICEPDQFATALAILAKAKERGVEIVLAPDALVADDFSENAHTRQAPSNDIPDGWEGVDIGDRAKELFREKILSAKTILWNGPVGVFEIDKFATGTKAVAEAVVEATAQGAYSLIGGGDSVAAINKFGLADKVSYVSTGGGALLEYMEGAELPGVAAIRK